The Colletotrichum destructivum chromosome 8, complete sequence genome includes the window GTTGACTGCGCCTCTGGCTCCACCGAGAGCGAACGCTGCGTTCGAGATTCCCTCGGCTGGGACCTTGGACACGATTGCCTGGCTGAGCGCGGCGGAGAGCATGTTCTGGTTCATGAAGGACATCAGGAGCATCGGCGTCATGCCGAGCTGGTCCAGGGCTTGGCGCTGGAGCATCGAGGACATGACCATGATCTTGAGGCTCTTGGTCAGCGTGTCGGCAGCGGTCTGCAGGTTGACGGCTTCGGCAATCGAGATCGACTGCGTCGGGAGGATGTCGGTGCGCGCTTGGGTGAGGGCGAACTCGATTTCCATCACGGCCGGCACAAGCGGCTCGGCGCTTCTTGGGTCGGAGCTGAGTGTCTGAGACGGAGACGTCAGTGGGAATTTCTTAGGATGTGGGAGCTCGAAAAAGGATTTACCCTGATAGCAACGTCTAGATTTGAAGCTGCTGTTGATACTGTGACGATAGCGTTCTGGATCGTCACTACGTCCCTCTTCCTGATCTCACCCGACGGCGCCGCAAGCGCGACGTTGAGCACCAAAGAGCTTAGAACAAAAAAGGCCCTCATCTCGACTAGCTTCGCTGACCAGAGCGAGTGAAAGCAAGATGAGAAGTGAGGGAAGGTAAACAGAAGGACACGACCGCCAAAAGGAGACTTGTGACAACAGACTGGTGAAGAACTGGGTGTCCGACTGGGACTAAACGGAATACAGCTTATAAACAACGATGCTATGGACTTTTGAGACTTGGGATGTCCCATGCAGGCTCATCGCCCAAAGAGTTGGTTTTATCCGGGCCTAAATGGCCCGGGTGCAAGTGACACGTTGGGCAAAGCTTGCTCGGTGTCGAGTGCTTCAGATCTTGCGACGTCGGTTCAAACTCGCCCCCCCTAGCCTGATGAATGGTCGTGAGGAT containing:
- a CDS encoding Putative Cell wall mannoprotein — translated: MGHPKSQKSIASLFISCIPFSPSRTPSSSPVCCHKSPFGGRVLLFTFPHFSSCFHSLWSAKLVEMRAFFVLSSLVLNVALAAPSGEIRKRDVVTIQNAIVTVSTAASNLDVAIRTLSSDPRSAEPLVPAVMEIEFALTQARTDILPTQSISIAEAVNLQTAADTLTKSLKIMVMSSMLQRQALDQLGMTPMLLMSFMNQNMLSAALSQAIVSKVPAEGISNAAFALGGARGAVNMGILSLSNAPLMMPANMTPPPPPTAPQQPAPPPAPENPQQPPPQQPPPQQPAPPAAGATATGQGQGQAAPQENPASSVITADTNKTAS